Proteins from a single region of Verrucomicrobiota bacterium JB022:
- a CDS encoding LacI family DNA-binding transcriptional regulator, with translation MAEKVTLEDLARMAGVHRSTVSLALRNHPRISTAMRDKIQQLAHEHDYRINPLVAALMQSRRSGTETRHVTLAFVTVYPTRYGWRPSHHSRPDFYPGAVERARELGYSLEHFWLAEPGMTTERFCDILATRNIHGLLIGRLPPGLSEIDLPWERFSSVALGMTLRSPQLNFVTENHFDTAWQSMRQCYQRGCRRIGFVFSEEDDSPRVGNQWLSAYLGFHAKRFPDEAPRVCPQSPPTEEEFAEWYLRERPRTILATHAGPVLRWLEKLNVKVPDDVALIDLQADPELGCAGVFYEPARIGMLAVEMLIGLLHRNETGIPDHPHETLLSGRWRDGWSLPERF, from the coding sequence ATGGCTGAGAAAGTTACCCTAGAAGACTTGGCCCGGATGGCCGGCGTCCACCGCTCCACCGTCTCCCTGGCCCTGCGCAACCACCCCCGGATCTCGACCGCCATGCGCGACAAGATCCAGCAGCTTGCGCACGAACACGATTACCGGATCAACCCCCTGGTGGCGGCGCTGATGCAGTCGCGCCGCAGCGGCACGGAAACGCGACATGTGACGCTCGCCTTCGTCACCGTCTACCCTACGCGCTATGGCTGGCGCCCCTCGCACCACTCCCGGCCTGATTTCTACCCCGGAGCCGTCGAGCGGGCCCGCGAGCTGGGCTACTCACTCGAACACTTCTGGCTGGCCGAACCGGGGATGACGACCGAGCGCTTTTGCGATATCCTCGCCACCCGTAACATTCATGGCTTGCTGATCGGGCGCTTGCCCCCGGGCCTCAGTGAGATCGACTTGCCGTGGGAGCGCTTCTCATCGGTCGCGCTCGGCATGACGTTGCGCTCGCCGCAGCTCAACTTCGTGACCGAAAACCACTTCGACACCGCCTGGCAATCCATGCGGCAGTGCTACCAGCGTGGGTGTCGCCGCATCGGCTTCGTTTTCTCCGAAGAAGACGACAGCCCGCGCGTCGGCAACCAGTGGCTCTCCGCCTACCTGGGCTTTCACGCCAAGCGCTTTCCCGACGAGGCACCGCGCGTCTGCCCGCAGTCGCCGCCGACCGAGGAGGAGTTTGCGGAATGGTACCTGCGGGAGCGCCCACGCACCATTTTGGCTACGCATGCCGGCCCTGTGTTGCGCTGGCTGGAAAAGCTGAACGTAAAGGTGCCCGACGACGTGGCGTTGATCGACTTGCAGGCCGACCCGGAGCTGGGCTGCGCCGGCGTTTTCTATGAGCCGGCGCGCATCGGGATGCTCGCAGTCGAGATGCTGATCGGCCTGCTGCACCGCAACGAGACGGGCATCCCCGACCATCCGCACGAGACGCTGCTCTCGGGCCGCTGGCGCGATGGCTGGTCGTTGCCGGAGCGGTTTTAG